Proteins found in one Desulfobaccales bacterium genomic segment:
- a CDS encoding cell division protein ZapA — MVEILGRQLSLQSSVPAETLQAVARMVDEQLRELQRVFPASPLADLAILAALNLACETLEIREEHQKLVAEIDARSRRLLKRLEGFAAAAPPGP, encoded by the coding sequence ATGGTGGAAATTTTAGGCAGGCAATTGTCCCTTCAGAGCAGCGTGCCTGCGGAAACCCTCCAGGCGGTGGCCCGGATGGTGGATGAGCAGTTGCGGGAGCTCCAGCGGGTCTTCCCTGCCAGTCCCCTGGCTGACCTGGCCATCCTCGCGGCCTTGAACCTGGCTTGCGAAACTCTGGAAATCAGGGAGGAGCATCAGAAGCTGGTGGCCGAGATCGACGCTCGGTCCCGGCGCTTGCTGAAGAGGCTGGAAGGCTTCGCCGCCGCCGCGCCTCCGGGGCCTTGA
- the zapB gene encoding cell division protein ZapB, with amino-acid sequence MVTELFAELEQKLESILGQMEGLKRANAELKTALAAREQALKEAQATLEKLTRERDQVRERVDKILNRLKILDLGESA; translated from the coding sequence GTGGTCACCGAACTGTTTGCCGAACTGGAGCAGAAACTGGAGTCCATCCTGGGCCAGATGGAGGGGCTGAAACGGGCCAACGCCGAACTGAAGACCGCCTTGGCGGCTCGGGAACAGGCCCTGAAGGAGGCCCAGGCCACCCTGGAGAAGCTCACCCGGGAACGGGATCAGGTCCGGGAACGGGTGGACAAGATTCTCAACCGGCTGAAGATCCTGGATCTGGGAGAATCAGCTTAA
- a CDS encoding ferredoxin: MAERFPVIVEEECIACGACVEICPEVFSLNESLGFAQVINPGGGEEDKIQEAMDACPVQCIHWSDEMPD; this comes from the coding sequence ATGGCGGAGCGTTTTCCGGTGATTGTGGAGGAGGAGTGCATCGCCTGCGGGGCCTGCGTGGAGATCTGCCCGGAGGTCTTCAGCCTCAATGAATCCCTGGGGTTTGCCCAGGTCATCAATCCCGGGGGCGGTGAGGAAGATAAGATTCAGGAGGCCATGGACGCCTGCCCGGTGCAGTGCATCCACTGGTCCGACGAAATGCCGGACTGA
- a CDS encoding phosphate-starvation-inducible PsiE family protein, translated as MKSPDPQTAPQSECPPQTTTFLDDGNFAAHRSEPLIAFLHRVIHMAVCILAVLMTAVILWSIGDVIWMLYQQLMAPPYLLLNINDILATFGAFMAVLIAIEIFTNITLYLRDDFIHVKLVMATALMAIARKVIIFDYDKLSPGYVYATGVVIVALSLGYWLVTGKGTPARVRPCVPEEEYSGRIFWGRAWEKRDFCGESCGSLLPLFPWSKDGGGPGEGQKPFWAWSTSQNHPPKSPQPGRHQHPGR; from the coding sequence ATGAAATCCCCAGATCCGCAAACGGCCCCGCAGAGTGAATGTCCCCCCCAAACCACCACTTTTCTGGATGACGGGAATTTTGCCGCCCACCGCTCGGAGCCCCTCATCGCCTTCCTGCACCGGGTCATCCATATGGCGGTGTGCATCCTGGCGGTGCTTATGACCGCGGTCATCCTCTGGAGCATCGGGGACGTCATCTGGATGCTCTATCAGCAGCTCATGGCGCCGCCGTACCTGCTCCTGAATATCAACGACATTTTGGCCACCTTCGGGGCCTTCATGGCGGTGCTCATCGCCATCGAAATCTTCACCAATATCACCCTGTATCTGAGGGATGACTTCATCCACGTGAAACTGGTGATGGCCACGGCGCTCATGGCCATCGCCCGGAAGGTCATCATCTTTGACTATGACAAGCTCAGCCCCGGGTATGTCTATGCCACCGGGGTGGTCATCGTGGCCCTGAGCCTGGGCTACTGGCTGGTGACCGGCAAGGGCACCCCCGCCCGGGTGCGGCCCTGCGTCCCGGAGGAGGAGTACTCCGGAAGGATTTTTTGGGGCAGAGCGTGGGAGAAAAGGGATTTTTGCGGCGAAAGCTGCGGCTCCCTCCTCCCTCTGTTCCCGTGGTCAAAGGATGGGGGAGGTCCGGGAGAGGGGCAGAAGCCTTTTTGGGCGTGGTCAACGTCCCAAAATCATCCCCCAAAATCACCACAGCCCGGACGCCATCAGCATCCGGGCCGTTAG
- a CDS encoding phosphotransferase yields MTETLCPSPEVPALAWEAAAHFCPAGRVTTLMPLGRGNVHETFLVTVGEGHGRFVLQRLNLTVFPRPEVILANLRVVSGHLRQKTRQASPGRPELAVPELLPAADGRDGWQGPDGSLWRALTYLAGTRTPLILEGLDHAQEVGWAVGRFHALLQDLDPARLEDPLPGFHHTPTYLKAYDTLRARKPLPPSPKARYAARCIEARRSLAGVLAAARDRGELPVRLIHGDPKVDNVLLDETSGRAVGLVDLDTVMPGLALYDLGDALRSLGNPLGEETRDWERVRFAPEVAAAFLHGYREGAPEFLTPREREYLYPALRLIAWELGLRFFTDYLAGNVYFRSTDPEHNLRRALVQFRLAESIEGQAREIAALIRDCLA; encoded by the coding sequence ATGACCGAGACTCTGTGCCCTTCTCCAGAGGTGCCGGCCCTTGCCTGGGAGGCCGCAGCGCATTTTTGCCCGGCCGGCCGGGTGACGACTTTGATGCCTCTGGGCCGGGGCAATGTGCATGAGACCTTCCTGGTGACCGTGGGCGAGGGCCACGGGCGCTTTGTTCTGCAGCGCCTCAACCTCACCGTCTTTCCCCGGCCGGAGGTGATCCTGGCCAATCTGCGGGTGGTGAGCGGGCACCTGCGGCAAAAGACCCGTCAAGCCTCTCCTGGCAGGCCGGAGCTGGCGGTCCCGGAGCTTCTGCCCGCGGCCGACGGCCGGGACGGCTGGCAGGGCCCGGACGGCTCCTTATGGCGGGCCCTTACCTATCTGGCCGGCACCCGCACGCCCCTCATTCTGGAGGGCCTGGACCACGCCCAGGAGGTGGGCTGGGCTGTGGGGCGCTTTCATGCGCTCCTTCAGGACCTGGACCCGGCCCGGCTGGAGGATCCCCTCCCCGGCTTCCATCACACCCCCACGTATTTAAAGGCCTACGACACCCTCCGGGCTCGAAAGCCTCTGCCTCCTTCGCCTAAGGCGCGTTACGCCGCCCGCTGCATCGAGGCTCGCAGGTCACTGGCCGGAGTGCTGGCAGCCGCCCGGGACCGGGGGGAGCTGCCGGTGCGCCTCATCCACGGCGACCCCAAGGTGGACAATGTCTTGCTGGATGAAACAAGTGGCCGGGCCGTGGGCCTGGTGGATCTGGACACCGTAATGCCGGGGCTGGCCCTCTATGATCTGGGGGATGCCCTGCGCTCCCTGGGCAACCCTTTGGGGGAGGAGACCCGGGACTGGGAGCGGGTGCGCTTTGCGCCCGAGGTGGCCGCCGCCTTCCTGCACGGCTACCGGGAGGGGGCCCCGGAGTTTTTGACCCCCCGGGAGCGGGAGTATCTGTATCCGGCCCTGCGGCTCATCGCCTGGGAGCTGGGGCTGCGCTTCTTTACTGATTATCTGGCGGGCAATGTCTATTTCCGCAGCACCGATCCGGAGCACAACCTGCGCCGGGCCCTGGTGCAGTTCCGCCTCGCGGAGAGCATCGAAGGGCAGGCCCGAGAGATTGCGGCCCTGATCCGGGATTGTCTGGCGTGA